The genomic interval ACTGCTTATAGAAGCATGATTGTTAAGAATACTGAAAAACAAGACCACAACTTAGAAGGAGTTTTAGACTTTACTATATTAAAAGATTCTCACAGAGCTTTATATAGAAAAGAGAAAATGAATTTAGCATATCCAATTAAAAATACAAACCGTACTGTTGGAGCAATTGTAAGTCATGAAATTTCTAAAATATATGGTCATTTAGGTTTACCTGAAGACACACTAAACATAAACTTCACAGGTTCTGCAGGTCAAAGTTTTGGAGCATTTGGAGCTCATGGATTAACATTTACTTTAGACGGTAATACAAATGATTATTTAGGTAAAGGTTTATCTGGAGCCAAATTAATCGTTAAGAAACCTGCAAAAGCAGACTTTTTAGCAGAGAACAACATTATTGTTGGTAACGTTTGTATGTTTGGAGCCGTAGCCGGTGAAGCATATATAAACGGAATTGCAGGAGAACGTTTTGCAGTTCGTAACTCTGGTGCAACAGCAGTTGTAGAAGGAGTTGGAGATCACTGTTGTGAATACATGACCGGTGGTAAAGTAGTTGTTTTAGGTAAAACAGGTAGAAATTTTGCTGCAGGTATGAGTGGTGGTATCGCTTATGTATATGACCCTAACAATACATTTATAAACGGACTTTGTAATACAGAAACTATTGAGTTCGAAGAAATCTCTGAAGAAGTTGCTGCTGAATTAAAAGCAACAATAGAAAAACATGTTTTATATACAGACAGTAAAAAAGGTGCAGAATTGTTAGCCGATTGGGATACAAGCTTAAAAAACTTTGTAAAAGTAATGCCAATTGAATACAAGAAAGCCTTAAAACGTATAGAAACAGAAGAACCAATGTTCGAAGAACTAACAATAGCATAATGTCATGGGAAAAATAACAGGATTTAAAGAATTTGAAAGACAGGATGAAACATACACTTCTGTAAAAGATCGTGTAAAAAATTATAAAGAATTTACAGTTCCTCTTTCTGAAGAAGAAATAACAAAACAAGGATCACGTTGTATGGATTGTGGTATTCCTTTTTGCCATAGTGGTTGTCCATTAGGAAACCTAATTCCAGATTTCAATCATATGGTACACCAAGGCGAATGGAAAAAAGCATCATGGATACTACATTCTACAAACAATTTTCCAGAATTTACAGGTCGCTTATGCCCTGCTCCATGTGAACAATCATGTGTATTAGGTATTATTGAAGACCCAGTTTCTATTGAAAATATTGAAAAAAACATTGTAGAACGTGCTTTTAAAGAAGGCTGGATAAAACCTCAACCTCCTAAAAACAGAACAGGAAAAACAATTGCAATTGTTGGTTCTGGTCCTGCAGGATTAGCAGCAGCACAACAATTAAACAGAGCAGGTCATACAGTAACTGTGTTTGAAAGAGATGATGAAGTTGGTGGCTTACTACGTTACGGAATTCCTAATTTTAAATTAGAAAAAGGAATTATAGATAGAAGAGTTGCTATTTTAGAAGCAGAAGGAATTATATTTAAAACAAACGTAAACGTTGGTGTTAACTATAGTGTAAAAGAATTAAAAGCTTTTGACAGTATTGTATTATGTGGTGGTGCAACAGAAAGACGTAGCTTACCAACCCCTGGTATTGATGCCGATGGTGTAGTACAAGCAATGGATTTCTTAACACAACAAACAAAA from Polaribacter sejongensis carries:
- a CDS encoding glutamate synthase subunit beta, yielding MGKITGFKEFERQDETYTSVKDRVKNYKEFTVPLSEEEITKQGSRCMDCGIPFCHSGCPLGNLIPDFNHMVHQGEWKKASWILHSTNNFPEFTGRLCPAPCEQSCVLGIIEDPVSIENIEKNIVERAFKEGWIKPQPPKNRTGKTIAIVGSGPAGLAAAQQLNRAGHTVTVFERDDEVGGLLRYGIPNFKLEKGIIDRRVAILEAEGIIFKTNVNVGVNYSVKELKAFDSIVLCGGATERRSLPTPGIDADGVVQAMDFLTQQTKVVFGKEVKDQILATDKDVIVIGGGDTGSDCIGTSNRHGAKSVVNFEIMPKPPGHRSPTTPWPFWPLQLKTSSSHKEGADRNWLINTKEFVKDANGKLTALKTVNVEWKMVPGQRPQLIEIAGTEKTWPCDLALLALGFTGPESTLADKLGLKTDARSNYKAEYGKYQTNVKNIFTAGDMRRGQSLIVWAISEGREAARQVDLFLMGKTELPSKDVTGDLVAM